TACTTACCTCTCACTCTCCTAAGTCGAGGTAAGCCAATTTTCATCTCACTTTTTGACCCTGATTATTCGTTTCATATTAGTGACTTTAAAAAATTACCCACTTTTAAGGTATTCATCTTAAATAATCCACACAATCCCACAGGCAAAGTTTTTAATGAAGAAGAGATAAAACTTATAGAAGACATTGTCCTTCAAAAGGAGGCATATTTAATTATAGATGAAACCTATAAGCACCTCCTTTATGATACTGAATACATTTCCCCTTTAAGAAATAAGGAACTTATTGATAGGACAATTCTAGTGGGCAGCATTTCTACATTTCTTTCCGTAAAAGGATGGAGAGTTGGCTATGTAGTTGCAAAAGCTCCTATTATGGAAGGAATTAGAAAAGTCCATCACTACATTTCCCTTTCAGCTCCCACTCCCTTTCAATGGGCGTGTGAAAATTTTGAAATAACACCAAATTTTATCCAAAATCTTAGAGAAAGATACAAAGAAAAAAGGGATTTTCTGTGTAAAGCTTTGGAAAAAACAGGATTTACTTTCTACAAACCCAAAGGAGGTTACTACATATTTACAAACTTTGAAAATGTATGGGATGGAAATGATTGGGGGTTTTATAAATATTTACTAAAAAGTAAGAATATAGGAGTTGTTCCTGGATCAGCCTTTTATTACAACAAAAATAAGGGAAAGAAAAAAGTTAGATTCACCTTTTCTCAATCCGAGGCTAATTTAAAAGAACTCAATTCTATCTTATCAGCAGGCATTACTTAAAGTCAAGAAGACTAATTATTGCTTTTATAACGCCGTTTTGGTATTTCTCTACAATCTCAAAGGCCATTGGAGCATCTTCAAACTTAAAATTATGAGTAACTATAAGGTCTATATTTATTCTTTTTCTAAGAAGAAAATTAATAGCTTTCTCCACACAATTATTCTGTCTCCTTACATTAAAAATGGTAAGCTCTTTTCTTCTTAGTTTATTAATATCAAAACTTATTATCTCTACCTCTGGAATACCTATAATTATTAACTTTCCTCCAGGTTTTAATAACTCTACACCTTCTTTAATAGCTTCTATCTCACCACAACATTCAAAAACTGCATCCAAGCCTCCACTTTCTATCTTCCCTACTTCCTCTATTATATCTATCTCATCAGGATTCCCAGTCCAATCCGCTCCTAAATTTCTTGCTACAAAAAGTCTTTCATCTATCTTATCAGTCATAAAAATTCTCTCAATACCAATTTCTTTCGCTCTCAATAAAACACACAAACCAATTGGCCCTGAACCAAGAATTCCAATTATCTTCTCTTTCTTAGGGTTTAAAAATTGAGTAGCATAAATACCAATTGATAAAGGCTCCACTAATACTCCCTCTATAAAATTTAAAGTAAAAGGAAGTTTATAACAGTTTTCCTCTGGGATAACAATAAATTCAGACAAACAACCTTCAAGCTCTCCAGGGCAACCAAGAAATTTCAAATTTCTACAAGTATTGTATCTCCCATCTCTGCATTGATCACATTTACCGCAAGATATAGCTGGATCAATAGCAACCCAATCCCCAGGACTAACCTTTGTTACAGATTTTCCCACTTTTTCTACAATCCCAGAACACTCATGACCAATAGTAAAGGGAAACTCTATAACTTGATCTCCTATCCGTCCTCTTGTATAATAATGAATATCAGAACCACAAATTCCAACTTTGGCCACTCTAACTAAGACATCTTTTTCTCCTTTTATCTCTGGAGGTGACTTTTCCAAAAATTCAAATTTTCTAATTCCAGCTAACACAAGAGACTTCACTTAAACTTCCTTCTTAAAGATAAAACAAACTTTCTAATTAAGCAAGCTCTAAAAAATAAAATTTAATTATAAGAATGGCTACCCTTTTGGGGCAGCCATTTCCCCTAACCAATAAATCCATATTCTTTATTAGTGATGAGACGCCTTTTATCTATAAAAAGAACAAATTTGTTCTTTTTATAATATCTCCTTACATATCCGATCTCACAGAAAAGAACAATTAGACGTTTTTGATATTAAATAAAAAACCTAAATAAAAAATCAATTTCTCTTTATCCTTAAATTTTAATAATCCAATGGAT
This window of the candidate division WOR-3 bacterium genome carries:
- a CDS encoding pyridoxal phosphate-dependent aminotransferase; translation: MNSILEKIEESIIAKVVKSIEESKAINFAENSMELFTPESIIESAKEAVEGGFNGYITGEGRKPLRELISKMISEETGVVFDPETEITITSGSSEALISSMLSLVEGENGVVIPEPFYENYLPLTLLSRGKPIFISLFDPDYSFHISDFKKLPTFKVFILNNPHNPTGKVFNEEEIKLIEDIVLQKEAYLIIDETYKHLLYDTEYISPLRNKELIDRTILVGSISTFLSVKGWRVGYVVAKAPIMEGIRKVHHYISLSAPTPFQWACENFEITPNFIQNLRERYKEKRDFLCKALEKTGFTFYKPKGGYYIFTNFENVWDGNDWGFYKYLLKSKNIGVVPGSAFYYNKNKGKKKVRFTFSQSEANLKELNSILSAGIT
- a CDS encoding alcohol dehydrogenase catalytic domain-containing protein, coding for MKSLVLAGIRKFEFLEKSPPEIKGEKDVLVRVAKVGICGSDIHYYTRGRIGDQVIEFPFTIGHECSGIVEKVGKSVTKVSPGDWVAIDPAISCGKCDQCRDGRYNTCRNLKFLGCPGELEGCLSEFIVIPEENCYKLPFTLNFIEGVLVEPLSIGIYATQFLNPKKEKIIGILGSGPIGLCVLLRAKEIGIERIFMTDKIDERLFVARNLGADWTGNPDEIDIIEEVGKIESGGLDAVFECCGEIEAIKEGVELLKPGGKLIIIGIPEVEIISFDINKLRRKELTIFNVRRQNNCVEKAINFLLRKRINIDLIVTHNFKFEDAPMAFEIVEKYQNGVIKAIISLLDFK